A single genomic interval of Streptococcus oralis subsp. dentisani harbors:
- a CDS encoding MurR/RpiR family transcriptional regulator translates to MKKQDIATIIDLHFEELTELEQEIARYFLQVDTIVDDLSSQQVTQKLHVSQAALTRFAKKCGFTGYREFVFQYQHQANKQDTHSHKHSPLTKRVLRSYSNLREQTQDLIDEEQLERVAQLIDDAERVYFFGTGSSGLIAREMKLRFMRLGVVCEALTDQDGFAWTTSIMDENCLVLGFSLSGTTQPVLDSLLDAMEMGAKTILFTSAPNKNSQAYTETVLVASHSQSSYIQRISAQLPMLILIDLIYAYFLEINRESKEKIFNSYWENKKLNGYRRQKRVRKS, encoded by the coding sequence ATGAAAAAGCAGGATATCGCAACTATTATTGATCTTCATTTTGAAGAATTAACAGAGTTAGAACAGGAAATCGCTCGTTATTTCTTGCAGGTAGATACGATTGTGGATGATCTATCATCGCAACAGGTTACTCAAAAACTGCATGTTTCCCAAGCTGCCCTTACCCGTTTTGCAAAAAAATGTGGCTTTACTGGCTATCGAGAATTTGTTTTTCAATACCAACACCAGGCCAATAAACAGGATACCCATTCCCACAAACATAGTCCTTTGACCAAACGTGTGCTTCGAAGCTACAGCAACCTACGGGAACAAACACAGGATTTAATTGACGAAGAACAACTGGAACGAGTTGCCCAATTAATCGACGATGCAGAACGAGTTTACTTTTTTGGGACGGGAAGTTCTGGTCTGATTGCCCGTGAGATGAAACTGCGTTTTATGCGACTAGGTGTTGTCTGTGAAGCTTTGACCGATCAGGATGGCTTTGCATGGACGACTAGCATCATGGATGAAAACTGTTTGGTACTTGGTTTTTCCCTATCAGGCACTACCCAACCCGTCCTCGATAGTTTGTTGGATGCCATGGAAATGGGCGCCAAGACCATCCTCTTTACCAGCGCACCAAACAAAAATAGTCAGGCTTATACCGAAACGGTCCTTGTGGCAAGCCATAGTCAATCTTCTTACATCCAGCGTATTTCCGCTCAACTCCCTATGCTCATTTTAATAGATTTGATTTATGCCTACTTTTTGGAAATCAATCGCGAGAGCAAGGAAAAAATCTTTAATAGTTATTGGGAAAATAAAAAACTCAACGGCTATCGTAGACAAAAACGCGTTAGAAAATCCTAG